A window of the Hordeum vulgare subsp. vulgare chromosome 5H, MorexV3_pseudomolecules_assembly, whole genome shotgun sequence genome harbors these coding sequences:
- the LOC123397149 gene encoding uncharacterized protein LOC123397149 isoform X2, which translates to MGEVMAVMEVLQSVSDLPVQDPPGEEFSAADLRWVKYASSEHHCDDVALIPYDRMEAFISGECNNPEYPTRFHIERGRKRERGSLKEFRSDEYLLYRMYWCSFGPENYGEGGTILPSRRYRLNTRNRAARPQSMRGCTCHFAIKRLYARPSLALIIYHERRHVNKSGFVCHGPLDRDAIGPGARRVPYVGSEIQQQTMSLIYLGVPEENILQTHIEGIQRYCGSDAKVDSLASQYVHKLGMIIKRSTHELDLDDQASIRMWVDRNKKSVFFHQDSTETDAFVLGIQTEWQLQQMIRFGHQNILASHSSFGVSKLKYPLHTILVFDSRQQALPVAWVITRSVTKHDTSRWMKALTSRIHSVDSNWRIGGFIIDDPTSELDPIRNVFSCPILFSLWHIRRTWLKNIIKKCSNTEVQREVFTQLGKFMYSIWSDANPMDALGQLFQDFVDQTTFIQYFKSFWVPKLGKNLRDVD; encoded by the exons ATGGGAGAGGTGATGGCGGTGATGGAGGTGCTGCAGTCGGTAAGCGATCTCCCCGTGCAGGACCCTCCCGGGGAGGAGTTCTCGGCCGCCGACCTCCGGTGGGTCAAGTACGCGAGCTCCGAGCACCACTGCGACGACGTCGCGCTCATCCCCTACGACCGGATGGAGGCCTTCATCAGCGGCGAGTGCAACAACCCCGAGTACCCCACCAGGTTCCACATCGAGCGCGGCCGCAAGCGCGAAAGGGGCTCCCTCAAGGAGTTCAGGAGCGACGAGTACCTCCTCTACAGAAT GTATTGGTGTTCGTTTGGCCCTGAAAATTACGGGGAGGGAGGGACGATCTTGCCCAGCAGAAGGTACAGGCTTAACACAAGAAACCGTGCGGCTCGGCCGCAGTCGATGCGAGGCTGCACCTGCCATTTCGCAATCAAGCGGTTATATGCCCGCCCTTCGCTGGCTCTCATTATCTACCATGAGAGGCGCCATGTCAACAAGTCTGGTTTTGTATGCCATGGACCCCTGGACCGGGACGCCATTGGGCCTGGTGCCAGGAGGGTGCCGTATGTTGGGAGCGAGATTCAGCAGCAGACCATGTCGTTGATCTATCTTGGCGTCCCCGAGGAGAACATCCTGCAGACACATATAGAAGGGATACAACGCTACTGTGGCTCCGATGCAAAGGTCGATAGCCTCGCTTCGCAGTATGTCCACAAGCTTGGGATGATCATCAAGAGGTCCACGCATGAGCTGGATTTAGATGACCAAGCTAGCATCAGGATGTGGGTCGATAGGAACAAGAAGTCTGTGTTTTTCCACCAGGACTCGACCGAGACAGATGCCTTTGTACTAGGGATCCAGACAGAGTGGCAACTGCAGCAGATGATCCGCTTTGGTCACCAGAATATTTTGGCATCTCATTCCTCATTTGGTGTAAGCAAGCTGAAG TACCCCTTGCACACAATTCTTGTATTCGATTCAAGACAACAGGCTCTACCTGTTGCATGGGTTATAACCCGATCTGTTACCAAGCATGACACTTCGAGATGGATGAAAGCACTTACTAGTAGAATACATTCTGTTGATTCCAACTGGAGGATTGGTGGATTTATTATTGACGATCCAACCTCAGAGCTGGACCCAATCAG GAATGTATTTTCCTGCCCGATTTTGTTTTCTTTATGGCACATAAGGAGAACTTGGCTTAAAAATATAATCAAGAAATGCAGCAACACTGAGGTGCAACGAGAAGTATTTACACAACTAGGAAAATTCATGTACAGTATCTGGAGTGATGCAAATCCCATGGATGCCCTTGGGCAATTGTTTCAAGACTTTGTTGACCAAACCACCTTCATACAGTATTTCAAGTCATTTTGGGTTCCCAAATTGGGTAAGAATCTCAG AGATGTGGATTGA
- the LOC123397149 gene encoding uncharacterized protein LOC123397149 isoform X1, whose protein sequence is MGEVMAVMEVLQSVSDLPVQDPPGEEFSAADLRWVKYASSEHHCDDVALIPYDRMEAFISGECNNPEYPTRFHIERGRKRERGSLKEFRSDEYLLYRMYWCSFGPENYGEGGTILPSRRYRLNTRNRAARPQSMRGCTCHFAIKRLYARPSLALIIYHERRHVNKSGFVCHGPLDRDAIGPGARRVPYVGSEIQQQTMSLIYLGVPEENILQTHIEGIQRYCGSDAKVDSLASQYVHKLGMIIKRSTHELDLDDQASIRMWVDRNKKSVFFHQDSTETDAFVLGIQTEWQLQQMIRFGHQNILASHSSFGVSKLKYPLHTILVFDSRQQALPVAWVITRSVTKHDTSRWMKALTSRIHSVDSNWRIGGFIIDDPTSELDPIRNVFSCPILFSLWHIRRTWLKNIIKKCSNTEVQREVFTQLGKFMYSIWSDANPMDALGQLFQDFVDQTTFIQYFKSFWVPKLEMWIDTIRNLPLASQESCAAIEGYHLKLKLKAYDDSQLDALQRVDWLVHKLTTELHSGYWLNLYADESGSFPEVKAEYIASTSWQRALHIPDEAVLFDDKEPVSAKVASQKDASQMRTVWNAGSEFSLCSCSWSMQGNLCKHVIKVNMMYAPRKDVQPSLSFQSFQRVLLDLWQKPLDDSFSLDLSVAWVMQMQERIQKVAELAASDGIAQVAGKLPIQWVNKRGRRTAIRRTSPMHILPHSNGSMQRDLTMKRNRKRRRLSNFSG, encoded by the exons ATGGGAGAGGTGATGGCGGTGATGGAGGTGCTGCAGTCGGTAAGCGATCTCCCCGTGCAGGACCCTCCCGGGGAGGAGTTCTCGGCCGCCGACCTCCGGTGGGTCAAGTACGCGAGCTCCGAGCACCACTGCGACGACGTCGCGCTCATCCCCTACGACCGGATGGAGGCCTTCATCAGCGGCGAGTGCAACAACCCCGAGTACCCCACCAGGTTCCACATCGAGCGCGGCCGCAAGCGCGAAAGGGGCTCCCTCAAGGAGTTCAGGAGCGACGAGTACCTCCTCTACAGAAT GTATTGGTGTTCGTTTGGCCCTGAAAATTACGGGGAGGGAGGGACGATCTTGCCCAGCAGAAGGTACAGGCTTAACACAAGAAACCGTGCGGCTCGGCCGCAGTCGATGCGAGGCTGCACCTGCCATTTCGCAATCAAGCGGTTATATGCCCGCCCTTCGCTGGCTCTCATTATCTACCATGAGAGGCGCCATGTCAACAAGTCTGGTTTTGTATGCCATGGACCCCTGGACCGGGACGCCATTGGGCCTGGTGCCAGGAGGGTGCCGTATGTTGGGAGCGAGATTCAGCAGCAGACCATGTCGTTGATCTATCTTGGCGTCCCCGAGGAGAACATCCTGCAGACACATATAGAAGGGATACAACGCTACTGTGGCTCCGATGCAAAGGTCGATAGCCTCGCTTCGCAGTATGTCCACAAGCTTGGGATGATCATCAAGAGGTCCACGCATGAGCTGGATTTAGATGACCAAGCTAGCATCAGGATGTGGGTCGATAGGAACAAGAAGTCTGTGTTTTTCCACCAGGACTCGACCGAGACAGATGCCTTTGTACTAGGGATCCAGACAGAGTGGCAACTGCAGCAGATGATCCGCTTTGGTCACCAGAATATTTTGGCATCTCATTCCTCATTTGGTGTAAGCAAGCTGAAG TACCCCTTGCACACAATTCTTGTATTCGATTCAAGACAACAGGCTCTACCTGTTGCATGGGTTATAACCCGATCTGTTACCAAGCATGACACTTCGAGATGGATGAAAGCACTTACTAGTAGAATACATTCTGTTGATTCCAACTGGAGGATTGGTGGATTTATTATTGACGATCCAACCTCAGAGCTGGACCCAATCAG GAATGTATTTTCCTGCCCGATTTTGTTTTCTTTATGGCACATAAGGAGAACTTGGCTTAAAAATATAATCAAGAAATGCAGCAACACTGAGGTGCAACGAGAAGTATTTACACAACTAGGAAAATTCATGTACAGTATCTGGAGTGATGCAAATCCCATGGATGCCCTTGGGCAATTGTTTCAAGACTTTGTTGACCAAACCACCTTCATACAGTATTTCAAGTCATTTTGGGTTCCCAAATTGG AGATGTGGATTGATACCATCAGAAATTTGCCGCTAGCAAGTCAGGAATCCTGTGCTGCTATTGAGGGTTACCATCTAAAGCTCAAGCTTAAAGCATATGATGATTCACAGCTTGATGCTCTTCAACGTGTGGATTGGTTGGTGCACAAGCTGACAACAGAGCTGCATTCTGGCTACTGGCTCAACCTATATGCAGACGAGAGCGGTTCATTTCCTGAGGTGAAAGCAGAGTACATTGCATCCACTTCATGGCAAAGGGCTCTGCACATACCTGACGAGGCTGTTCTATTTGATGACAAAGAACCTGTTTCAGCTAAGGTGGCAAGCCAGAAGGATGCTAGTCAAATGCGAACTGTATGGAATGCTGGGTCTGAATTCTCTCTGTGTAGTTGTTCGTGGTCGATGCAGGGTAACCTATGTAAGCACGTCATAAAGGTTAACATGATGTATGCACCACGCAAGGATGTCCAGCCCTCACTATCATTTCAATCATTTCAGCGTGTCCTACTTGATCTGTGGCAAAAGCCACTGGATGATTCATTCTCACTCGATCTGTCGGTAGCATGGGTTATGCAAATGCAGGAGAGGATCCAAAAAGTGGCTGAGCTTGCTGCGTCTGATGGTATTGCCCAAGTTGCAGGCAAATTGCCAATTCAATGGGTAAACAAAAGAGGGAGAAGAACAGCTATTAGGCGCACCAGCCCCATGCACATTCTTCCTCATTCCAACGGCAGTATGCAAAGAGATTTGACTATGAAGAGGAACAGAAAGAGGAGAAGGttgtccaacttttcaggctaa